The following coding sequences are from one Nicotiana tomentosiformis chromosome 3, ASM39032v3, whole genome shotgun sequence window:
- the LOC138907653 gene encoding uncharacterized protein, with translation MSLLWVVGGDFNIIWDEEEKFGGLPVHMNEVLDFRYCVNTCNLFDLGFKGSIYTWWNGRGEYDCIFKRLDKCLANVVFQQMFARLEITHLSNIGSDHCPMMLSVNASTVPIKKPFKFLNFWTKYTSFKVVVAENWTADFHANPFTLFNHKLKKVKKALSIWSKDTYGNIFQKIASLEEVVLVHEAQFELNPSFQNRERLMKIQVEFIKYLALEEEFWKQKS, from the coding sequence ATGTCTCTTCTTTGGGTAGTCGGAGgagattttaatattatttgggATGAAGAAGAAAAGTTTGGTGGCCTACCCGTGCATATGAATGAAGTTCTTGATTTTAGGTATTGTGTAAATACATGCAACTTATTTGATCTTGGATTTAAAGGGAGTATATACACTTGGTGGAATGGGCGAGGTGAATATGACTGCATTTTTAAGCGACTCGACAAATGCTTAGCCAATGTAGTATTCCAGCAGATGTTTGCAAGATTAGAGATTACTCATCTATCTAATATAGGTTCAGACCACTGTCCGATGATGTTGAGTGTAAATGCCTCGACAGTGCCAATTAAGAAACCATTCAAATTTCTTAATTTCTGGACCAAGTATACATCTTTCAAAGTTGTTGTAGCAGAGAACTGGACTGCTGATTTTCATGCTAATCCTTTCACTTTGTTCAATCACAAGCTCAAAAAGGTGAAGAAGGCCCTTTCAATCTGGAGCAAGGATACATATGGAAACATCTTTCAAAAGATTGCTAGTTTGGAAGAGGTTGTCTTAGTCCATGAAGCACAGTTCGAATTGAATCCTTCTTTTCAGAATAGAGAAAGGCTTATGAAAATTCAAGTAGAGTTCATAAAATATTTAGCTTTGGAGGAGGAATTCTGGAAGCAAAAATCTTGA